The proteins below come from a single Corynebacterium glyciniphilum AJ 3170 genomic window:
- a CDS encoding 3-oxoacyl-ACP reductase, with protein sequence MSSSNKGLLDQVVNSGLAGKLGVPQGEPLRRYKKGEPALDGPVVIGGEGRVAAGIKPLLSNDYQFIDGGTDAKRAALVFDATGITKPEDLHQLFDFFNPQMRKLLPCARLVVIGTTPELVKDRDEHIVQRSLEGFTRSVAKELRRGATAQLVYVAPETSSDLTGLESTLRFLLSGKSAFVDGQVIRVSADASAAPESWDAPLAGKIAVVTGAARGIGADIAKVLGRDGAKVICVDIPAAGEGLAETANEVKGSSLPLDVTAPDAAEKIKAHAEERHGGKVDIIVHNAGVTRDKLLANMDEGRWNMVQNINLVAPVRITEGLLQNGGLADGGRVVGVSSMAGISGNRGQTNYATTKAGVVGLVDSFSEELADKGITVNAVAPGFIETAMTDAMPFGTREVGRRLNSLAQGGRTVDVAETIAYFAGNASNAVTGNTVRVCGQNLLGA encoded by the coding sequence TTGTCTTCCTCGAACAAGGGCCTGCTCGATCAGGTCGTCAATTCCGGTCTCGCAGGAAAGCTCGGAGTCCCCCAGGGCGAGCCGCTGCGTCGCTACAAGAAGGGCGAGCCCGCCCTGGACGGTCCGGTGGTCATCGGCGGCGAAGGCCGCGTCGCAGCAGGTATCAAGCCGCTCCTGAGCAACGACTACCAGTTCATCGACGGCGGCACCGATGCCAAGCGTGCTGCTCTCGTCTTCGATGCCACCGGCATCACCAAGCCGGAGGATCTCCACCAACTCTTCGACTTCTTCAACCCGCAGATGCGCAAGCTGCTCCCCTGTGCCCGGCTTGTCGTCATCGGAACCACTCCCGAACTGGTAAAGGACCGTGACGAGCACATCGTCCAGCGGTCCCTCGAAGGATTCACCCGGTCCGTGGCCAAGGAACTACGCCGCGGGGCGACCGCACAGCTGGTCTACGTCGCACCGGAAACCTCGTCCGATCTGACCGGCCTCGAGTCCACCCTGCGCTTCCTGCTGTCCGGCAAGTCCGCTTTTGTCGACGGCCAGGTCATCCGGGTCTCCGCTGACGCCTCCGCTGCCCCGGAGTCCTGGGACGCTCCGCTCGCCGGCAAGATTGCCGTGGTCACCGGTGCCGCCCGCGGCATCGGCGCTGATATCGCCAAGGTTCTCGGTCGCGACGGTGCCAAGGTGATCTGCGTTGACATCCCCGCCGCCGGCGAAGGTCTCGCAGAGACCGCCAACGAGGTCAAGGGCTCGTCGCTGCCCCTGGACGTGACCGCACCTGACGCGGCAGAGAAGATCAAGGCCCACGCCGAGGAGCGCCACGGCGGCAAGGTCGACATCATCGTCCACAATGCCGGGGTCACCCGCGACAAACTGCTCGCCAACATGGACGAGGGCCGCTGGAACATGGTGCAGAACATCAACCTGGTTGCACCGGTACGTATCACCGAGGGACTCCTGCAGAACGGCGGTCTCGCCGACGGCGGACGTGTCGTGGGTGTGTCTTCGATGGCCGGCATCTCCGGTAACCGCGGTCAGACCAACTATGCCACCACCAAGGCCGGCGTCGTCGGTCTCGTCGACTCCTTCTCCGAGGAGCTCGCCGACAAGGGGATCACAGTCAACGCCGTGGCTCCGGGCTTCATCGAGACGGCCATGACCGACGCGATGCCTTTCGGTACCCGTGAAGTCGGACGTCGTCTCAACTCGCTGGCGCAGGGTGGCCGCACCGTCGATGTCGCCGAGACCATTGCCTACTTCGCCGGTAACGCCTCCAACGCCGTCACCGGCAACACCGTGCGCGTCTGCGGTCAGAACCTGCTCGGCGCCTAG
- a CDS encoding MaoC family dehydratase, which yields MTVTYKELPAIPDLMAEYKGAAKNMVPVVGAKRSATKDPSTGFEVKGVTIDIPHLAAYADATGLRLGNELPYTYPYVISFALVMKVMSTDDFPFNAVGGVHLTNVIEQSRPLTVDDVLRIRTHAENLRKHRKGLLIDMVTEVFVEGEDSDTPVWKQTSGFLAKGAKLSSSADAAVAGRDEDTGSLFERPEVPEDPTPTATWSVDQAGIKIYADASGDKNPIHVSSLGAKAFGFPATIAHGMWSAARILSGLEGLLPAAGKYSVEFAKPIVLPTKVAFFTEKDGENWNIQLRKASKLETLHAIAEVSPA from the coding sequence GTGACTGTCACTTACAAGGAACTCCCCGCCATCCCCGACCTCATGGCGGAGTACAAGGGTGCCGCCAAGAACATGGTTCCTGTGGTCGGCGCAAAGCGGTCAGCCACGAAGGACCCGTCGACGGGTTTCGAGGTCAAGGGAGTCACCATCGACATCCCCCACCTCGCCGCCTACGCGGATGCCACCGGCCTCCGCCTCGGCAACGAGCTGCCGTACACCTACCCCTATGTCATCTCCTTCGCACTGGTGATGAAGGTGATGTCGACGGACGACTTCCCCTTCAACGCCGTCGGCGGCGTACACCTCACCAACGTGATCGAGCAGTCCCGCCCGCTGACCGTTGACGATGTGCTGCGCATCCGTACCCACGCCGAGAATCTGCGTAAGCACCGCAAGGGACTGCTGATCGACATGGTCACCGAGGTCTTCGTCGAAGGAGAGGACAGCGACACCCCGGTGTGGAAGCAGACGTCCGGCTTCCTCGCCAAGGGCGCCAAGTTGTCGTCGTCCGCCGACGCCGCCGTGGCGGGCCGCGACGAGGACACCGGTTCCCTCTTCGAACGTCCCGAGGTCCCGGAGGACCCCACGCCGACGGCGACCTGGTCGGTTGACCAGGCCGGCATCAAGATCTACGCGGACGCCTCCGGCGACAAGAACCCGATCCACGTGTCCTCACTGGGTGCGAAGGCCTTCGGTTTCCCCGCGACGATCGCCCACGGCATGTGGTCGGCGGCCCGGATCCTCAGTGGGCTGGAAGGCCTGTTGCCGGCCGCCGGGAAGTACTCGGTGGAGTTCGCCAAACCGATCGTCCTCCCGACGAAGGTCGCGTTCTTCACGGAGAAGGACGGCGAGAACTGGAACATCCAGTTGCGGAAGGCCTCCAAGCTGGAGACGCTCCACGCGATCGCAGAGGTGAGCCCGGCGTAG
- a CDS encoding YdhK family protein encodes MTRRLVTLAAVALLGGALSLTACSSDQDDSTATDTSGSDAHMGHMDHPADGGPAPEGITEAEDPDYPVGTEVLLTADHMAGMDGATATVSGAFDTYTYSVSYTPTDGGEPVSDHKWVVQEELADVGDERVADGETVTLGAEHMPGMDGAEATVDSSTDETVYMVDYEADGMTMTNHKWVTESEIRPAE; translated from the coding sequence ATGACCAGACGACTGGTAACCCTGGCCGCAGTTGCCCTTCTCGGCGGCGCGCTGTCACTGACGGCATGCAGCTCCGACCAGGATGACAGCACAGCGACCGACACATCCGGCAGTGATGCGCATATGGGCCACATGGACCATCCTGCTGACGGAGGCCCCGCCCCTGAGGGCATCACCGAGGCCGAAGATCCCGACTACCCTGTGGGCACGGAAGTCCTGCTCACCGCCGATCACATGGCGGGGATGGACGGTGCCACCGCGACCGTCTCGGGGGCCTTCGACACCTACACCTACTCCGTCTCCTACACCCCTACCGACGGAGGCGAGCCGGTCTCCGACCACAAGTGGGTCGTCCAGGAGGAACTCGCCGATGTCGGCGACGAGCGGGTCGCGGACGGCGAGACCGTCACCCTCGGCGCCGAGCACATGCCGGGGATGGACGGTGCGGAGGCGACGGTCGACAGTTCCACCGATGAGACGGTCTACATGGTCGACTACGAAGCAGACGGCATGACCATGACGAACCACAAGTGGGTCACCGAAAGCGAGATCCGCCCGGCAGAGTAG
- a CDS encoding heavy metal translocating P-type ATPase, protein MEEDRQMHDHHTHHDAHSDDDVHTDHERSGHSGHGGHAGHGDHAAQFRRLFWIMLVLAIPVVGFNDMFASLIGYTLPEVGGVDWISPALGTVMYVWGGRPFLTGGWDEIRTRQPGMMLLIALAITVAFIASWGASLHLLSHELDFWWELALLVVIMLLGHWIEMRSLAQTSSALDSLAALLPDEAEKVAQDGTVSTVSPDELQLHDVVIVRPGASVPADGTIVEGSASMDESMVTGESATVHRGTGDSVVAGTVATDSGLRVEISAVGDDTALAGIRALVSEAQNSSSRAQRLADTAAGWLFWFALGAAVVTAVVWSAAGRPEDAVVRTITVLVIACPHALGLAIPLVVSIATERAARAGILIKDRLALESMRSVDAVLFDKTGTLTRGEPAVTGIAVGRTELDADGVLCAAAAAEADSEHPLARAITGAAQRRELTVPRATDFSSSPAVGVKATVDGTTVEVGGPHLLQQHGASELADVDRWRDEGAIILHVLVDGTVAGALRLADEIRTESWEAVKELHTRGAQVMMITGDAQAVADSVATELGIDRVFAGVRPEDKAAKVSELQDQGRRVAMVGDGVNDAPALAASDVGIAIGAGTDVAIGSAGVILASSDPRSVLSVIDLSRATYRKMTQNLWWAAGYNLVSVPLAAGVLAPVGFVLPMSVGAILMSASTVVVALNAQLLRRLDLNR, encoded by the coding sequence ATGGAGGAGGACCGTCAGATGCACGACCACCACACTCACCACGACGCACACTCAGACGACGATGTGCACACGGACCATGAACGCTCCGGACACTCCGGACACGGTGGTCATGCGGGCCACGGCGATCACGCGGCCCAGTTCCGACGCCTGTTCTGGATCATGCTCGTCCTCGCCATTCCCGTGGTGGGCTTTAACGACATGTTCGCCAGCCTGATCGGCTACACCCTGCCGGAGGTCGGGGGTGTCGACTGGATATCCCCTGCACTCGGAACCGTCATGTACGTCTGGGGAGGACGGCCGTTCCTGACCGGCGGCTGGGACGAGATCAGGACCCGGCAGCCGGGAATGATGCTGCTGATCGCGCTAGCCATCACCGTCGCTTTCATCGCTTCCTGGGGAGCGAGCCTCCACCTCCTGAGCCACGAGCTCGACTTCTGGTGGGAGCTGGCGTTGCTTGTGGTCATCATGCTTCTGGGCCACTGGATCGAGATGCGTTCTCTCGCCCAGACCTCCTCTGCGCTGGACTCACTTGCCGCACTACTGCCCGACGAAGCCGAGAAGGTCGCGCAGGACGGCACCGTCTCCACGGTCTCTCCGGACGAACTCCAGTTGCACGATGTCGTGATCGTGCGGCCGGGAGCCTCCGTCCCCGCCGACGGCACGATTGTCGAGGGGTCGGCATCCATGGACGAATCCATGGTGACCGGTGAGTCAGCGACCGTGCACCGTGGAACCGGCGACAGCGTTGTCGCCGGCACCGTCGCCACCGATTCCGGTCTCCGCGTGGAGATCAGTGCCGTCGGGGACGACACCGCCCTGGCCGGGATCCGGGCGCTTGTCTCCGAAGCCCAGAACTCCTCGTCGCGGGCGCAACGACTCGCCGACACTGCCGCAGGCTGGCTCTTCTGGTTCGCTCTCGGGGCCGCTGTCGTCACCGCAGTGGTCTGGTCAGCCGCCGGACGGCCGGAGGACGCCGTGGTCCGTACGATCACCGTCCTGGTCATCGCCTGCCCGCATGCTCTCGGTCTGGCTATCCCTCTGGTGGTCTCGATCGCCACGGAACGCGCGGCCCGCGCGGGCATCCTGATCAAGGACCGGCTCGCCCTGGAGTCCATGCGGTCGGTGGACGCCGTCCTCTTCGACAAGACCGGCACACTCACTCGTGGTGAACCCGCCGTCACCGGAATCGCCGTGGGCCGCACCGAACTGGACGCGGACGGGGTCCTCTGCGCGGCCGCGGCCGCGGAGGCCGACAGCGAGCATCCACTTGCCCGGGCGATCACGGGTGCGGCACAGCGCCGTGAACTGACTGTCCCCCGTGCCACGGACTTCTCGTCGTCACCGGCCGTCGGGGTGAAGGCGACGGTGGACGGGACCACCGTCGAAGTCGGTGGCCCTCACCTCCTCCAGCAGCACGGAGCGTCCGAACTGGCCGACGTAGACCGCTGGCGCGACGAAGGTGCGATCATCCTCCATGTCCTTGTCGACGGTACGGTGGCGGGCGCACTACGGTTGGCAGACGAGATACGGACCGAATCATGGGAGGCCGTCAAGGAACTGCACACCCGGGGTGCACAGGTCATGATGATCACCGGTGATGCCCAGGCAGTGGCCGATTCCGTGGCCACAGAACTCGGGATAGACCGGGTCTTCGCCGGGGTGCGGCCCGAAGACAAGGCCGCGAAGGTCTCCGAGCTCCAGGATCAGGGACGCCGGGTCGCCATGGTCGGCGACGGTGTCAATGATGCCCCAGCTCTGGCGGCCTCCGACGTCGGCATCGCGATCGGTGCAGGTACTGATGTCGCGATCGGGTCAGCCGGTGTCATCCTGGCCAGCTCTGACCCCCGGTCGGTCTTGTCCGTCATCGACCTCTCCCGGGCCACCTACCGTAAGATGACCCAGAACCTCTGGTGGGCGGCAGGCTACAACCTTGTCTCTGTGCCGTTGGCCGCCGGGGTGCTTGCGCCGGTCGGTTTTGTCCTGCCGATGAGTGTGGGGGCTATCCTGATGTCGGCGTCCACGGTGGTGGTCGCGTTGAACGCCCAGCTGCTGCGCCGACTGGACCTGAACCGGTGA
- a CDS encoding glucose PTS transporter subunit IIA has protein sequence MASATTDTSRHILREIGGADNVSSLTYCATRLRFDLVDRSKVDKDALDSDPAVLGVVEQGSTGLQVVMGGGVADYYNAIVKEPGMGDADAEGRASSKKEYGGVRGRYDWVNYCFEFLSDTFRPVLWALLGASLIITMLVLADTFGWQDFRADMADQPDGYVLLHAMWRSVFYFLPIMIGATAARKLGANEWVGAAIPAALLTPEFLSLGDAGETVHIFGIPLVLNDYSSQVFPPLIAAIGLFWVEKGLKRIIPASVQMVFVPFFSLLIMIPATAFLLGPFGIGIGNGISDFLLWLNGVSPFILAVIIPLLYPFLVPLGLHWPLNAIMIQNIATLGYDFIQGPMGAWNFACFGVVAGVLYISFREKNKGMRQVSLGGLMAGLFGGISEPSLYGVLLRFKKTYVRLLPGCLVGGIIIGFFDVKASAFVFTSLLTFPAMDPWGGYLIGIAAAFFTSMLLVVFFDYRGKDEKAEILAGLAVEREEEEDADSVEASPSESGIGAGTGKPALQPGAVTVITAPVEGRATPLSDVDDPAFSSGALGQGIAIEPSGDTVVAPADGKILTVQKSGHAVGLRLDNGIDLLIHIGIDTVKMGGEGFEVLVEKKQKVTAGTPLIRFDAQRIRDAGYSAVTPVIVVNTKSFSTVEGLPAPIAAFGDDIITVTAKAAEAVTAP, from the coding sequence ATGGCCTCTGCGACCACAGACACCTCCCGTCACATTCTCCGGGAGATCGGAGGGGCGGACAACGTCTCCTCACTGACCTACTGCGCGACCCGGCTCCGCTTCGACCTCGTAGACCGCTCAAAAGTGGACAAGGACGCGCTGGACAGCGACCCTGCCGTCCTCGGCGTCGTCGAGCAAGGCAGTACGGGCCTTCAGGTGGTGATGGGTGGCGGGGTCGCCGACTACTACAACGCCATCGTCAAGGAACCCGGCATGGGAGATGCCGATGCAGAGGGCCGTGCGTCCTCGAAGAAGGAGTACGGCGGAGTCCGCGGCCGCTACGACTGGGTCAACTACTGCTTCGAGTTCCTGTCCGACACCTTCCGCCCGGTGCTGTGGGCGTTGCTCGGCGCGTCACTGATCATCACGATGCTGGTCCTGGCGGACACCTTCGGCTGGCAGGATTTCCGTGCCGACATGGCGGACCAGCCGGACGGCTATGTTCTCCTGCACGCCATGTGGCGTTCGGTCTTCTACTTCCTCCCGATCATGATCGGTGCGACGGCCGCCCGGAAACTGGGCGCCAACGAGTGGGTGGGGGCCGCAATACCGGCAGCACTATTGACACCGGAGTTCCTTTCCCTCGGAGACGCGGGGGAGACCGTCCATATCTTCGGCATCCCACTGGTGCTCAACGACTACTCGTCGCAGGTCTTTCCCCCGTTGATCGCAGCGATCGGGCTGTTCTGGGTCGAGAAGGGACTGAAGCGGATCATCCCGGCCTCTGTCCAGATGGTCTTTGTACCGTTCTTCTCCCTGTTGATCATGATCCCGGCAACGGCGTTCCTCCTGGGACCGTTCGGTATCGGCATCGGTAACGGGATCTCGGACTTCCTGCTCTGGTTGAACGGCGTCTCCCCCTTCATCCTCGCGGTTATCATCCCGCTGCTGTACCCGTTCCTGGTGCCGTTGGGACTGCACTGGCCGCTCAATGCGATCATGATCCAGAACATCGCCACGCTCGGCTACGATTTCATCCAGGGGCCGATGGGTGCCTGGAATTTCGCCTGCTTCGGTGTCGTGGCTGGTGTTCTTTACATCTCGTTCCGCGAGAAGAACAAGGGCATGCGCCAGGTGTCGCTGGGTGGGCTGATGGCAGGTCTCTTCGGTGGCATCTCCGAACCCTCTCTCTATGGTGTTCTGCTGCGGTTCAAGAAGACCTACGTCCGGTTGCTCCCGGGATGTCTGGTCGGCGGAATCATTATCGGGTTCTTCGACGTCAAGGCGAGTGCCTTCGTGTTCACCTCTCTGCTGACCTTCCCGGCCATGGACCCGTGGGGTGGATATCTGATCGGTATCGCCGCAGCCTTCTTCACCTCGATGCTGCTGGTCGTCTTCTTCGACTACCGGGGCAAAGACGAGAAGGCGGAGATCCTCGCAGGCCTCGCCGTAGAGCGAGAGGAGGAGGAAGACGCCGACAGTGTGGAGGCCTCGCCATCGGAGTCAGGCATCGGTGCAGGAACCGGAAAGCCCGCCCTGCAGCCGGGAGCAGTCACCGTAATCACGGCCCCGGTCGAGGGCAGAGCCACCCCGTTGTCTGACGTGGACGACCCCGCCTTCTCCTCTGGGGCGCTCGGGCAGGGGATCGCTATCGAACCGTCCGGCGACACCGTCGTGGCCCCCGCCGACGGGAAAATTCTGACGGTCCAGAAGTCCGGTCACGCCGTCGGGTTACGGTTGGACAACGGAATCGACCTGCTGATCCATATCGGCATCGACACGGTGAAGATGGGCGGGGAGGGGTTCGAGGTCCTTGTCGAGAAGAAGCAGAAGGTGACGGCCGGCACCCCGCTGATCCGATTCGACGCCCAGCGGATCCGTGATGCCGGGTACTCGGCCGTGACCCCTGTCATCGTCGTCAACACAAAGAGTTTTTCGACGGTGGAAGGGCTGCCGGCTCCGATCGCCGCGTTCGGCGATGACATCATCACGGTCACGGCGAAAGCAGCGGAGGCCGTGACCGCACCGTAG
- the rpsA gene encoding 30S ribosomal protein S1, with protein MPTNNVPQVAVNDIGSAEDFLAAVDATIKYFNDGDIVEGTVVKVDHDEVLLDIGYKTEGVIPSRELSIKHDVDPGEVVEVGDEVDALVLTKEDKEGRLILSKKRAQYERAWGTIEELKEKDEPVTGTVIEVVKGGLILDIGLRGFLPASLVEMRRVRDLQPYIGQEIEAKIIELDKQRNNVVLSRRAWLEQTQSEVRSEFLHQLQKGQVRKGVVSSIVNFGAFVDLGGVDGLVHVSELSWKHIDHPSEVVTVGDEVTVEVLDVDLDRERVSLSLKATQEDPWRVFARTHAIGQIVPGKVTKLVPFGAFVRVEEGIEGLVHISELAERHVDVPDQIVTVGQELMVKVIDIDLERRRISLSLKQADEDFAEEFDPSKYGMADSYDEQGNYIFPEGFDSETNEWMEGFDEQREAWEARYAESERRHKMHAAQIERHRAQAAEADEAADNGSYSSNSDKPAAAVEETTSDAGSLASDEQLAALREKLAGSGE; from the coding sequence ATGCCCACCAACAACGTTCCTCAGGTAGCCGTCAACGACATCGGCTCCGCTGAGGATTTCCTCGCCGCCGTCGACGCCACCATCAAGTACTTCAACGATGGGGACATCGTCGAAGGAACCGTCGTCAAGGTCGACCACGACGAGGTCCTGCTTGACATCGGCTACAAGACCGAGGGTGTCATCCCCTCCCGTGAGCTGTCCATCAAGCACGATGTCGATCCCGGCGAGGTCGTCGAGGTCGGCGATGAGGTCGACGCCCTGGTCCTCACCAAGGAGGACAAGGAAGGCCGCCTGATCCTGTCCAAGAAGCGCGCACAGTACGAGCGCGCCTGGGGCACCATCGAGGAGCTCAAGGAGAAGGACGAGCCGGTCACCGGTACCGTCATCGAGGTCGTCAAGGGCGGTCTCATCCTGGACATCGGCCTGCGCGGCTTCCTTCCCGCCTCCCTCGTCGAGATGCGTCGCGTCCGAGACCTCCAGCCGTACATCGGTCAGGAGATCGAGGCGAAGATCATCGAGCTCGACAAGCAGCGCAACAATGTCGTTCTGTCCCGCCGCGCATGGCTCGAGCAGACCCAGTCCGAGGTCCGTTCCGAGTTCCTGCACCAGCTGCAGAAGGGCCAGGTCCGCAAGGGCGTCGTGTCCTCGATCGTCAACTTCGGCGCCTTCGTCGATCTCGGCGGTGTCGACGGCCTGGTGCACGTCTCCGAGCTGTCCTGGAAGCACATCGACCACCCGTCCGAGGTCGTCACCGTCGGTGACGAGGTCACCGTCGAGGTTCTCGACGTCGATCTGGACCGTGAGCGTGTCTCCCTGTCGCTGAAGGCCACCCAGGAGGATCCGTGGCGCGTCTTCGCCCGGACCCACGCGATCGGTCAGATCGTCCCGGGCAAGGTCACCAAGCTGGTTCCGTTCGGCGCCTTCGTCCGTGTCGAGGAGGGCATCGAGGGCCTGGTCCACATCTCCGAGCTGGCCGAGCGCCACGTGGATGTCCCGGACCAGATCGTCACCGTCGGCCAGGAGCTCATGGTCAAGGTCATCGACATCGACCTCGAGCGTCGTCGCATCTCCCTGTCGCTGAAGCAGGCCGACGAGGACTTCGCCGAGGAGTTCGACCCGTCCAAGTACGGTATGGCCGACTCCTACGACGAGCAGGGCAATTACATCTTCCCGGAGGGCTTCGACTCGGAGACCAACGAGTGGATGGAAGGCTTCGACGAGCAGCGTGAGGCTTGGGAGGCCCGCTACGCCGAGTCTGAGCGTCGTCACAAGATGCACGCCGCGCAGATCGAGCGCCACCGTGCCCAGGCTGCCGAAGCTGATGAGGCTGCCGACAACGGCTCCTACTCCAGCAATTCGGACAAGCCGGCCGCCGCTGTCGAGGAGACCACCTCCGACGCCGGTTCCCTGGCTTCCGATGAGCAGCTCGCCGCTCTGCGCGAGAAGCTCGCCGGTTCCGGTGAGTAA
- a CDS encoding isocitrate/isopropylmalate family dehydrogenase, whose protein sequence is MTTESSRRSSRKSSRTAALTLGYWPGEGVGPEIVEPTVIATTTALHHYGGYTVRWVPLLLGREAFAKTGQILPDETWSAVTGLDGWVLGPHDNASYPPEARSQQNPSAALRVRGDLWANIRPVRGLPGAVAPEMDLVVVRENTEGLYADRNMYAGTGDVMVTPDVALAIGTFTRHGVRRIVRRAGRVAAERGGPLTVAHKANVLARTSGMYVEEAEAMAAETGVDLLPVHIDALCADLVVRPERHRTIVAENMFGDILSDLTAALGGSLGAAGSINAGDRTVMAQAAHGSAPDIAGRGIANPAGVMNSAAMMLGHLGYREAGDALAAAVRHALIHCPTPDLAGPGAAGTEEFSQTVFAQLGGVV, encoded by the coding sequence ATGACGACTGAAAGTTCCCGGAGAAGTTCCCGGAAAAGTTCCCGGACGGCCGCGCTGACGTTGGGGTACTGGCCCGGTGAGGGCGTCGGTCCGGAGATCGTCGAGCCCACGGTCATTGCCACGACCACCGCTCTCCACCACTACGGCGGGTATACGGTGCGGTGGGTGCCGCTCCTGCTCGGGCGGGAAGCTTTCGCGAAGACCGGGCAGATCCTCCCCGATGAGACCTGGTCCGCTGTCACCGGGCTGGACGGCTGGGTCCTCGGCCCCCATGACAATGCCTCTTATCCTCCGGAGGCCCGGAGCCAGCAGAACCCGTCAGCGGCACTGCGAGTCCGTGGCGACCTGTGGGCGAACATCCGACCGGTCCGTGGTCTGCCCGGTGCTGTCGCCCCCGAGATGGACCTGGTGGTCGTGCGGGAGAACACCGAGGGACTGTACGCCGACCGCAACATGTACGCCGGAACAGGCGATGTGATGGTCACGCCGGACGTCGCACTGGCGATCGGCACGTTCACCAGACACGGGGTTCGCAGGATCGTCCGACGTGCCGGCCGTGTTGCCGCGGAGAGAGGGGGACCGCTCACCGTCGCGCACAAGGCCAATGTCCTGGCGCGGACGTCCGGGATGTACGTGGAAGAAGCGGAGGCCATGGCGGCCGAAACTGGGGTGGACCTGCTGCCGGTGCATATCGATGCCCTGTGCGCGGATCTGGTCGTCCGCCCGGAACGGCATCGGACGATCGTGGCGGAGAACATGTTCGGAGATATCCTCTCGGACCTGACCGCGGCACTGGGTGGATCGCTGGGGGCCGCAGGCAGTATCAATGCCGGGGACCGGACGGTGATGGCCCAGGCGGCTCACGGGTCGGCACCCGATATCGCTGGTCGTGGAATTGCCAATCCGGCTGGCGTCATGAACTCCGCCGCCATGATGCTCGGGCACCTCGGCTACCGCGAGGCAGGGGACGCCCTCGCAGCCGCGGTCCGGCACGCCCTGATCCACTGTCCGACACCGGATCTCGCCGGCCCCGGGGCAGCGGGGACGGAGGAGTTCTCCCAGACGGTATTTGCACAGCTCGGAGGGGTCGTGTAG
- a CDS encoding DUF368 domain-containing protein: MTPVKDNSPSPDQTDVHPPTFGRTPLNPGTVVFNLVRGGLIGSAELVPGISGGTVALVTGAYERVLYNANRLLDAVKAFATDRAEGVRRFKAVDWTMLLPMAVGMVAMVFALAGILGSFVEDHPVPAKSLFLGMVAVSLVVPLLMIDTTDLKRRLPVAVPLFIVGVLFTFIATGFSSSTNPDPNLLLVFIAAAIAVCALILPGVSGSFFLYAIGIYSATLTAVSDLDVTYILVFGLGALTGLVLFVRVMEYLLTKHRTLTLFTMTGMLLGSLRALWPWQDDDAGIQAPGDQAGLALGLFLLGAAVVAAMVIFEQVTKRRRTRDRSARPDKSSGQLP; encoded by the coding sequence ATGACGCCCGTGAAAGACAACTCCCCCAGCCCAGACCAGACAGACGTCCACCCACCGACGTTCGGACGCACTCCCCTGAATCCGGGGACGGTGGTCTTCAACCTCGTCCGCGGTGGCCTGATCGGTTCCGCTGAACTCGTCCCCGGCATTTCGGGCGGCACGGTCGCCCTGGTTACCGGCGCCTACGAGAGAGTGCTCTACAACGCCAACCGACTGCTGGACGCGGTGAAGGCCTTTGCCACTGACCGGGCCGAAGGCGTTCGGCGGTTCAAAGCCGTGGACTGGACCATGCTGCTTCCCATGGCCGTCGGCATGGTCGCCATGGTTTTCGCCCTCGCGGGCATCCTCGGCTCGTTCGTGGAGGATCATCCCGTTCCCGCCAAGAGCCTGTTCCTCGGCATGGTCGCGGTCTCGCTCGTGGTCCCGCTGCTGATGATCGACACCACCGACCTGAAACGTCGTCTTCCGGTGGCAGTGCCCCTCTTCATCGTCGGTGTGCTGTTCACCTTCATCGCGACAGGATTCTCCTCGTCGACGAATCCTGACCCGAACCTTCTGTTGGTGTTCATCGCTGCCGCTATCGCGGTGTGCGCACTGATCCTCCCCGGCGTCTCAGGGTCTTTCTTCCTCTACGCGATCGGGATCTACTCGGCGACGCTGACTGCTGTCAGCGACCTCGACGTGACCTACATCCTGGTCTTCGGTCTCGGCGCGTTGACCGGGCTGGTGCTGTTCGTGCGGGTGATGGAGTACCTGCTGACGAAGCACCGGACCCTGACCCTGTTCACGATGACCGGCATGCTGCTGGGATCGCTGCGTGCGCTCTGGCCGTGGCAGGACGATGACGCCGGCATCCAGGCACCCGGTGACCAGGCTGGGCTCGCGCTGGGCCTGTTCCTACTCGGTGCTGCCGTCGTCGCCGCCATGGTCATCTTCGAACAGGTCACGAAACGCCGCCGGACGCGGGACCGCTCCGCGCGTCCCGACAAGTCCTCCGGTCAGCTCCCCTGA